The genomic window CTGTCCGACTGGCACATGCCGGTCATGTCCGGCCTCGAGTTCAAGCGGGCCCTCAACGAGGCGGACCTCGATATTCCGTTCGGTTTCATCACATCCGAGAACACGCTGGAGATGCGCGCGGTGGCCGCCGAGGCCGGCGCCGATTTCCTGCTGGCCAAACCGTTCACGCCTAACGACATGGCTCAAGCACTGGGGTTGTTCGTCACGTGATGTTGACATCGATGATCGAAAGCCTCGCGAGGGACGTCTCGCAGGAGCTGCCTGCGGACGGACTGACGCACGCGACGGAAGCCGTGATCGAGACCTGCGACGTGCAGCTCGGCTGGTCGTTCGCCCCTGCCGACGGCCCGGCTGCGGGGCCCGCGACGTCTCCGTGCTGCGGCAGCGCCATCGCGCTGACCTCCGACGACGGCACCTGGCTCCTGATCGCCCTCTGCGACCTCGACTCCGCCCGGCGCCTGACGCGCGCCCTCTTCGCCATGGACGACTACGACGACGTGATGATCGAGGACACGGCCGACGCCCTGAACGAGATCATGAACGTGTCGGCCGGCGTCTTCAAGTCGCACCGTGACAGGCGCGGCGAGAAGCTCAGCATCGGCCTGCCGACCTATCTCGACGGCGACGAGACGGCCTGCCGCCCGAGCGATCGCGTCGCGCGCAGTTCCCGGTTGCTCTGCACCGACGACGACGCCTGCATCCGCGTCATCGCCTTCTGGCGGGAAGGATCCGACAGTGGCCGTCTGCATGCCTGAAACAAGCGAGATCCTGGACATCCTCGGCGCGATCCTCGGGGACGAGGACCTGCTGCGCCCCGCCGACGAGCCGTGGGACCTCGGGCGGGTTTCCGCCGGGACTTACATCACATGTCTGTGCAACGGCGAAGGCGAAACGCTGGGCGCCGTGGCGACCGACCTCAACGCCACGATCTGCCTGGGCGGCAGGCTGGTCATGATGCCGGAAGCCGGCCTGGCCGACAAGGCGCGACGGCTGGAGGTGGACGAGGCGCTGACCGACGCCGTCACGGAGATCGTGAACATGACCCGCATCGTGTTCAATCGATTGCCGGGCAACGAGCACCTGAGCCCCCTGCCGGCGCGGGCGATGAAGACGCCGCGGGCCGACGGCGGGGAGGCCTGGTTGCTGGAACCGTCCGCGCGCCTGGACCTGGCCGGAGAGTGCTCTTTCGGGGCGCTGCGCATCGCCATCCTCTTCCGCTGACGGCGGAGATCCCGTCCCGGACGCGAACGGAAGATCCGGACCTGCCCGCGGTCCGGATCTTCCGTTGGCGCCGCGTCGGCAGGGGCCGGATCAATCGGCGTCGTCGTCGATGGCCAGGTTCAACAGCACCGGGCTGTCGTCCAGCTCGTAGCAGATGGTGCCCGGGTCCTCCAGGAGCTCGTCCCGCGCGCCGGACGCCAGCATGCGGAAGCTGGGCACCGACAGCTCGAAGGCC from bacterium includes these protein-coding regions:
- a CDS encoding response regulator → MKILIVDDSRAMRRIIQRTLRQAGFKGYEIVEAENGAEALDLVRSESPDLILSDWHMPVMSGLEFKRALNEADLDIPFGFITSENTLEMRAVAAEAGADFLLAKPFTPNDMAQALGLFVT
- a CDS encoding chemotaxis protein CheX, yielding MIESLARDVSQELPADGLTHATEAVIETCDVQLGWSFAPADGPAAGPATSPCCGSAIALTSDDGTWLLIALCDLDSARRLTRALFAMDDYDDVMIEDTADALNEIMNVSAGVFKSHRDRRGEKLSIGLPTYLDGDETACRPSDRVARSSRLLCTDDDACIRVIAFWREGSDSGRLHA